In one Bactrocera tryoni isolate S06 chromosome 5, CSIRO_BtryS06_freeze2, whole genome shotgun sequence genomic region, the following are encoded:
- the LOC120778063 gene encoding deformed epidermal autoregulatory factor 1 encodes MEQVDSAELHLGRIRDVKDLGVLNDEARDVVKEEVILESSGHQLDTKVRMVTSNENSGGSGGVVSVPVSLPIGSMITGASFNVITPDQLPHFKQMLCVDNGYISSSPVVGSMGGDLKTIVIQQTTGGGGGVGINHDGSGSNNSHDSTATSEHPAQGAGSGCGSGTGVNWAETTHMEVFPIRCKTTSADLYRSKLGSGGRGRCVKYKDKWYTPSEFENVCGRGSSKDWKRSIKYGGKSLQSLIDDGILTPHATNCSCTVCCDDEAASGPVRLFTPYKRRKRNQTDLDVDAVPKRKRNNNPNNSNNNVEPPPTATVVDENIFLTAEDNITSKDEPWPTLNDSLDTSTELVDQTQINPYDRETYVVNINDTSSIALLDNSQAMKNLENVYCTMVKATNDFKRILTDLKNSYDRKIEILQKERDAAVAAMRNLEDPNISGSLHGNEIISAKKCANCNREALAECSLCRKTPYCSEFCQRKDWNAHQVECTRNPAQTTTQQIMLLVDEQS; translated from the exons ATGGAACAGGTCGATTCTGCTGAACTGCATCTAGGCAGGATACGAGATGTAAAAGACCTGGGTGTTCTTAATGACGAAGCGCGCGATGTTGTGAAGGAAGAGGTGATTTTGGAAAGTTCTGGTCACCAG ctggATACTAAAGTGCGAATGGTGACCTCTAATGAGAATAGCGGCGGCAGTGGAGGTGTGGTCTCTGTACCGGTGTCCCTGCCAATAGGCTCTATGATCACAGGAGCATCATTTAATGTGATCACACCGGACCAATTACCGCATTTTAAGCAAATGCTTTGTGTCGATAACGGTTATATATCGAGCAGCCCTGTCGTAGGCAGTATGGGGGGAGATTTGAAGACAATTGTCATCCAGCAAACGACCGGAGGCGGTGGTGGAGTGGGAATCAATCACGACGGTTCTGGCAGTAATAACAGTCATGATAGTACAGCAACCAGTGAACACCCTGCTCAGGGTGCTGGTTCAGGCTGTGGGTCAGGGACAGGAGTGAATTGGGCTGAAACAACCCATATGGAAGTTTTTCCAATTCGTTGCAAGACAACCAGCGCTGATTTGTACCGTAGTAAGTTAGGATCTGGAGGTCGTGGACGTTGTGTCAAATATAAGGATAAATGGTATACGCCCAgcgaatttgaaaatgtttgtgGACGTGGGTCGAGTAAAGATTGGAAGAGATCCATTAAATATGGTGGAAAATCTCTGCAATCCTTAATAGATGATGGAATTTTGACACCACACGCTACAAACTGCAGCTGCACCGTTTGTTGCGATGATGAAGCTG caTCTGGTCCTGTTCGTTTATTTACTCCTTATAAACGTCGGAAGCGAAACCAAACCGATCTTGATGTTGATGCAGTACCGAAGCGAAAGCGCAATAACAACCCGAATAACAGTAATAATAACGTCGAACCGCCACCGACTGCAACTGTGGTTGATGAAAATATCTTCTTAACTGCTGAAGATAATATCACATCAAAAGACGAACCCTGGCCTACATTAAATGACAGCCTTGATACATCGACCGAACTGGTTGATCAAACTCAAATTAATCCCTATGATCGTGAAACATACGTAGTCAATATAAATGACACTAGTTCCATTGCTTTGTTGGATAATAGTCAAGCAATGAAAAATCTGGAGAATGTCTATTGCACAATGGTGAAGGCCACAAATGATTTCAAACGTATTCTGACCGATTTAAAGAATTCATATGATCGAAAGATTGAAATTCTTCAAAAGGAGCGGGATGCAGCGGTGGCCGCCATGCGAAACCTTGAAGATCCAAATATTTCTGGTTCATTGCATGGAAATGAAATAATATCGGCAAAGAAG tgTGCTAATTGCAACAGAGAAGCTTTAGCCGAGTGCTCGCTTTGTCGAAAGACTCCATATTGCTCTGAATTCTGTCAACGAAAAGATTGGAACGCTCATCAAGTGGAATGTACAAGGAATCCTGCTCAGACAACAACTCAACAAATTATGCTGCTGGTGGATGAGCAGTCCTAA
- the LOC120777395 gene encoding tudor domain-containing protein 3, with protein sequence MELGKKLLEQGWYITDEGIKKVIAAASNGDGTEVNDVRKVISVIMNMDLREIGGGALPIKKDNSIPGRIVLQLQKTRNISAPKSNEESKTSPRFLQLELTDGQTTIHALELENISTLNMNLPPGTKIYFRSERLNLMQNFLILRSSELQVLGGRVEALVEKWELARTMLKYAKSGRRMSGANGPPPWIPFGKKLENSLSNERNFKSLQAAGSDGKETKENEEFNAMRNEAIAEASKTGSKKIFGGGGQQMLDHNVKKILEKGFSEEDAKQVLRTTNNNLERALYNLKRRGEVKRAEENGNESGNFRNTQAGTFISSKNNRGVPTREMGPGKRGGPLAKEDANVAKPAGNVSLFDFLTDKLPVDAGSNSNPVNSTFTTNIPDEPTKSNKFEKNKKEAYKPSGTEKKITESNVQTNSNTLHARFENTMSSSFAANRSTGQVNVRQRTDRGNINTRGGRSFNERLKNTPTFNPFKESGNDRNNENIRSSGCLSNINTNQGRNNRVSYERGKNSNTSNGDLPETEISNYANKRGNEKQQQQRNHGGAEYIGGNNENRSRLANKRENSNQHQNNNTDSKNSSATKSTARVNSNSSNTSQINKLIEDTSKLKISDLGRSPGNTTGEACSNLQISPNTPLNIGPSQQTNQIESSAQANDGYSYDTSKIIGFQNKKTNEFAMTLLKSQGLVSSKSALYAQLQQQPSSSRLQAPFQMNSYVSPTSDYSLPTPPTESTVAPIPSHFGMVQGDGWHWKIGDLCFAKYWDDGRYYEAEVTAVSEKTCVVFYLGYGNHEEVLKSDCLPITDGNHCPVNNYNSSLPYQQSLQGKSNAIAPIHLSQQVQQGAYQRGGAGTQRFRGERQMYVPPHKREN encoded by the exons ATGGAGTTGGGTAAAAAGTTATTGGAGCAGGGCTG GTACATAACTGATGAAGGGATTAAAAAAGTTATTGCTGCAGCCTCCAATGGAGATGGTACGGAAGTCAATGATGTTCGAAAAGTAATTTCTGTCATAATGAAT ATGGATTTACGAGAAATCGGTGGCGGCGCTCTTCCAATAAAAAAAGACAACAGTATTCCTGGTCGAATTGTTCTCCAAttgcaaaaaacaagaaatatatcTGCGCCAAAATCAAACGAAGAATCCAAAACCTCTCCAAGATTTTTACAATTGGAACTGACTGATGGTCAAACCACGATTCATGCCTTAGAACtagaaaatatttcgacattGAATATGAACTTACCACCgggaacaaaaatttattttcgttccGAACGACTTAacttaatgcaaaattttttaatcctACGTTCTTCAGAACTACAGGTTTTAGGTGGTCGTGTTGAGGCACTGGTGGAAAAATGGGAACTGGCACGTACTATGTTAAAATATGCCAAAAGCGGACGTAGAATGAGCGGAGCTAATGGTCCACCACCATGGATACCGTTTggaaaaaaactagaaaattcACTATCAAATGAGCGTAACTTTAAAAGTTTACAAGCTGCAGGATCAGATGGGAAAGAAACAAAAGAGAACGAGGAGTTTAATGCCATGCGTAACGAAGCAATAGCAGAAGCAAGTAAAACGGGATCGAAAAAG ATCTTTGGCGGGGGCGGACAACAAATGCTGGAtcataatgttaaaaaaatacttgaaaaaggTTTTAGTGAAGAAGATGCGAAACAGGTTTTGCGTACCactaataataatttggaaCGTGCCCTTTATAACTTAAAACGTCGAGGAGAAGTCAAAAGAGCGGAAGAAAATGGGAATGAAAGTGGAAATTTCAGAAATACGCAAGCTGGTACATTTATATCATCGAAGAATAATCGAGGAGTCCCAACACGAGAAATGGGACCTGGAAAACGAGGAGGGCCATTAGCAAAAGAGGATGCTAATGTAGCGAAACCAGCCGGAAATGTATCCCTCTTTGATTTTTTGACTGATAAATTACCAGTAGATGCTGGATCGAATAGCAATCCAGTCAATTCAACATTTACTACAAATATCCCTGACGAGCCAACAAagtcaaataaatttgaaaaaaataagaaagaagCATACAAACCTAGTGGTACTGAAAAGAAAATAACTGAAAGCAATGTTCAGACTAATTCTAACACATTGCATGCAAGGTTTGAAAATACGATGTCTAGCAGTTTTGCCGCTAACCGCTCCACTGGACAAGTAAATGTACGTCAGAGAACTGATCGCGGTAATATCAATACTAGGGGAGGACGTAGTTTTAATGAAAGATTGAAGAATACCCCGACTTTTAATCCTTTTAAAGAATCTGGAAATGATCGTAATAACGAGAATATTCGTTCTTCTGGTTGCCtctcaaatataaatacaaaccaAGGTCGTAATAACCGGGTATCGTATGAACGAGGAAAAAATTCTAATACTTCAAATGGAGATTTACCAGAAACTGAAATTAGTAATTATGCAAACAAGCGAGGaaacgaaaaacaacaacagcagagaAATCATGGAGGAGCAGAATATATTGGCGGAAACAATGAAAACAGAAGCCGACTTGCCAATAAACGTGAAAATAGCAATcaacatcaaaataataatactgaTAGTAAAAATAGTAGTGCAACTAAAAGTACTGCCAGAGTAAATTCGAACAGCAGTAATACcagccaaataaataaattaattgaagacACCTCCAAATTGAAAATCTCTGATCTCGGTCGTAGTCCCGGTAACACAACTGGGGAAGCTTGCTCTAACTTGCAAATATCACCGAACACTCCCCTAAATATCGGACCGAGTCAGCAAACTAATCAAATAGAAAGCTCTGCGCAAGCTAATGACGGTTATTCTTACGACACAAGTAAAATTATtggttttcaaaacaaaaaaactaatgaATTTGCTATGACCTTGTTAAAGAGCCAAGGCCTAGTTTCATCAAAGTCAGCTTTATATGCTCAACTGCAACAGCAACCTTCGTCGTCCCGTTTACAAGCACCGTTTCAAATGAATTCGTATGTTTCTCCTACAAGTGACTATTCGCTACCAACCCCACCGACGGAATCAACTGTAGCACCCATTCCAAGTCATTTTGGAATGGTACAAGGTGACGGCTGGCACTGGAAAATTGGAGATCTCTGTTTTGCCAAATACTGGGATGATGGACGG tATTACGAAGCAGAAGTAACCGCGGTGTCCGAGAAAACATGTGTAGTATTTTACCTTGGATATGGAAACCACGAAGAAGTTTTAAAGTCTGATTGTCTGCCAATAACCGATGGCAATCATTGTCCTGTGAATAATTATAACAGTTCTTTGCCTTATCAGCAATCACTTCAAGGAAAATCCAATGCAATAGCTCCAATTCATTTATCTCAACAAGTCCAACAGGGTGCGTATCAACGCGGTGGAGCGGGCACTCAACGTTTTCGAGGTGAGAGGCAAATGTATGTGCCACCACACAAACGGGAAAATTGA